One window of Papaver somniferum cultivar HN1 chromosome 9, ASM357369v1, whole genome shotgun sequence genomic DNA carries:
- the LOC113308311 gene encoding uncharacterized protein LOC113308311, which translates to MEYLTDQKLSVKGIDGYTSGIDAPRMKMRTSWGSLKDYYDIVVWNSPRARQDHWKGLAQQSFEKTDALEKLLYDRFTYGFSNTGVTSSSAFITNQSQEEASLDGTFRMLSLGGSGECIRRRQATSTLDDHGTGYHPVVMDTGISPTYSIPRLSQEENPYLNSNVNLNTDMEFVVETQVESEKAMWI; encoded by the exons ATGGAGTACCTGACGGACCAAAAGTTGTCCGTAAAAGGTATAGATGGTTATACATCCGGTATAGATGCACCGAGGATGAAAATGAGGACCAGTTGGGGAAGCCTTAAGGATTATTATGATATCGTTGTATGGAATAGTCCACGCGCACGTCAG GATCACTGGAAAGGATTGGCACAACAAAGTTTTGAAAAGACTGATGCACTGGAGAAACTATTGTATGACCGTTTTACGTATGGGTTTTCCAATACTGGCGTTACATCTTCTAGTGCTTTTATCACTAACCAATCCCAGGAAGAAGCTTCTCTGGATGGGACATTTCGTATGTTGAGCTTAGGTGGTTCTGGTGAGTGTATCCGTAGGCGCCAAGCTACTTCTACTTTGGATGATCACGGAACAGGGTATCACCCAGTTGTCATGGACACCGGTATTAGTCCTACCTACTCAATCCCAAGATTGAGTCAAGAAGAAAATCCTTACTTGAACAGTAATGTGAATTTAAATACAGATATGGAGTTTGTTGTTGAAACCCAGGTTGAGAGTGAAAAGGCGATGTGGATTTAA